In Carya illinoinensis cultivar Pawnee chromosome 16, C.illinoinensisPawnee_v1, whole genome shotgun sequence, a single window of DNA contains:
- the LOC122299678 gene encoding uncharacterized protein LOC122299678 isoform X1, giving the protein MAHLLANHNNILRRLHSEPSSVFTCRKQGRNTSLMDFGRSWRNAIPSGEKSEQPLLYLAKARAFAVHCSTSSADQEVGLVGNGNSAINAEGKSRYLVDEYGWKVRRLVVKEDEMRKAAQVQAEAFHEPVALFNDFFFEFFQAEVLSGLLYKLRNSPPNRYACLVTEPNTNASDAQKQLVGVVDVTVLRDKAVLEHLPAGAEEYLYVSGIAVLKEFRRQKIATVLLKACDVLSTLWGFEYLALRAYEDDLGARKLYASAGYQVVSGDPPWMSTWIGRKRRILMIKTSINLHA; this is encoded by the exons ATGGCTCATTTGCTAGCAAATCACAATAATATTCTGAGAAGATTGCATTCAGAGCCTTCCAGTGTTTTTACATGTCGTAAACAAGGTAGGAATACTAGTTTGATGGATTTTGGTAGAAGTTGGAGAAATGCAATTCCAAGTGGGGAAAAAAGTGAGCAGCCGTTGCTATATTTGGCGAAAGCTAGAGCTTTTGCAGTGCATTGTTCAACCTCATCAGCTGATCAGGAAGTGGGTTTGGTTGGAAATGGCAATTCTGCAATTAACGCAGAGGGAAAGAGTAGATATTTGGTAGATGAGTATGGATGGAAGGTGAGAAGGCTGGTTGTGAAGgaggatgagatgagaaaggCAGCACAAGTTCAAGCTGAAGCGTTCCACGAACCTGTAGCTCTTTTCAATGACTTCTTCTTCGAGTTCTTTCAG GCTGAAGTGCTTTCTGGACTTCTATACAAACTTAGGAACTCACCTCCTAACAG ATACGCTTGTTTGGTCACTGAGCCTAACACCAATGCTTCTGATGCACAAAAGCAACTTGTGGGCGTTGTAGATGTTACAGTGTTGAGAGATAAAGCTGTGCTTGAGCATCTTCCGGCTGGAGCAGAAGAGTATCTTTATGTGTCTGGGATTGCTGTCTTGAAAGAATTCAG GAGGCAGAAAATCGCAACGGTGTTGCTAAAAGCCTGCGACGTGCTCTCCACTCTGTGGGGTTTCGAGTATCTTGCCCTCCGAGCTTATGAAGATGATTTAGGTGCACGAAAATTGTATGCAAGTGCAGGCTATCAAGTTGTCTCTGGTGATCCGCCATGGATGAGTACGTGGATTGGAAGAAAACGACGTATTCTTATGATCAAAACATCAATAAATCTACATGCATAG
- the LOC122299678 gene encoding uncharacterized protein LOC122299678 isoform X2 → MAHLLANHNNILRRLHSEPSSVFTCRKQGRNTSLMDFGRSWRNAIPSGEKSEQPLLYLAKARAFAVHCSTSSADQEVGLVGNGNSAINAEGKSRYLVDEYGWKVRRLVVKEDEMRKAAQVQAEAFHEPVALFNDFFFEFFQQLVGVVDVTVLRDKAVLEHLPAGAEEYLYVSGIAVLKEFRRQKIATVLLKACDVLSTLWGFEYLALRAYEDDLGARKLYASAGYQVVSGDPPWMSTWIGRKRRILMIKTSINLHA, encoded by the exons ATGGCTCATTTGCTAGCAAATCACAATAATATTCTGAGAAGATTGCATTCAGAGCCTTCCAGTGTTTTTACATGTCGTAAACAAGGTAGGAATACTAGTTTGATGGATTTTGGTAGAAGTTGGAGAAATGCAATTCCAAGTGGGGAAAAAAGTGAGCAGCCGTTGCTATATTTGGCGAAAGCTAGAGCTTTTGCAGTGCATTGTTCAACCTCATCAGCTGATCAGGAAGTGGGTTTGGTTGGAAATGGCAATTCTGCAATTAACGCAGAGGGAAAGAGTAGATATTTGGTAGATGAGTATGGATGGAAGGTGAGAAGGCTGGTTGTGAAGgaggatgagatgagaaaggCAGCACAAGTTCAAGCTGAAGCGTTCCACGAACCTGTAGCTCTTTTCAATGACTTCTTCTTCGAGTTCTTTCAG CAACTTGTGGGCGTTGTAGATGTTACAGTGTTGAGAGATAAAGCTGTGCTTGAGCATCTTCCGGCTGGAGCAGAAGAGTATCTTTATGTGTCTGGGATTGCTGTCTTGAAAGAATTCAG GAGGCAGAAAATCGCAACGGTGTTGCTAAAAGCCTGCGACGTGCTCTCCACTCTGTGGGGTTTCGAGTATCTTGCCCTCCGAGCTTATGAAGATGATTTAGGTGCACGAAAATTGTATGCAAGTGCAGGCTATCAAGTTGTCTCTGGTGATCCGCCATGGATGAGTACGTGGATTGGAAGAAAACGACGTATTCTTATGATCAAAACATCAATAAATCTACATGCATAG